A window from Tenacibaculum singaporense encodes these proteins:
- a CDS encoding DUF1572 family protein — protein MQNSYLESIKKQITYYKSLGDKTFTQLTQEELFYQYNQESNSIAVIAKHIAGNMLSRWTNFFTEDGEKSWRNRDDEFVNTFTTKEEMIAYWEKGWDCFLNTINSLEETDLEKIIYIRNQGHTVTEAINRQICHYPYHIGQIVFLGKMLQNEKWVSLSIPKNASKNFNQEKFSQEKSRKHFTDDL, from the coding sequence ATGCAAAACTCTTATTTAGAAAGTATAAAAAAACAAATAACCTATTATAAAAGTTTAGGTGATAAAACTTTTACTCAACTTACCCAAGAAGAGCTATTTTACCAATACAATCAAGAAAGCAACTCTATTGCTGTGATAGCAAAGCATATTGCTGGTAATATGCTATCACGTTGGACTAACTTTTTTACTGAAGATGGAGAAAAATCGTGGAGAAATAGAGATGATGAGTTTGTAAATACTTTTACAACCAAAGAAGAAATGATTGCCTATTGGGAAAAAGGTTGGGATTGCTTTTTAAACACTATTAACTCTTTAGAAGAAACTGATTTGGAAAAAATCATCTATATAAGAAACCAAGGACACACAGTAACCGAAGCAATTAACCGTCAAATTTGTCATTATCCGTATCACATCGGGCAAATTGTATTTTTAGGCAAAATGCTACAAAACGAAAAATGGGTATCGCTATCCATTCCTAAAAATGCTTCTAAAAACTTCAATCAAGAAAAATTTAGTCAAGAGAAAAGCCGCAAACATTTTACGGATGATTTATAG
- the ffh gene encoding signal recognition particle protein, with the protein MFNNLSEKLDKALHTLKGHGKITEVNVAETLKEVRRALLDADVNFKIAKNFTKTVKEKALGQDVLTTLNPGQLMVKLVKDELTELMGGDTVGINLGGSPTVILMSGLQGSGKTTFSGKLANYLKTKKTKQVLLVGCDVYRPAAINQLRVVGEQIGVEVYAEEGNQNPVEISQNAIKHAKANGKNVVIIDTAGRLAVDEEMMTEISNIHKAVSPQETLFVVDSMTGQDAVNTAKAFNDVLNFDGVVLTKLDGDTRGGAALSIKSVVDKPIKFIGTGEKMDAIDVFHPSRMADRILGMGDVVSLVERAQEQYDEEEARKLQKKIAKNQFGFDDFLNQINQIKKMGSMKDLVGMIPGAGKALKDVDIDDDAFKGIEAIIHSMTPEERSTPSVINASRKKRIAKGSGTSVQEVNQLMKQFNQMSKMMKMMQGGGGRKMMQMMKGMR; encoded by the coding sequence ATGTTTAATAATTTAAGCGAAAAGTTAGATAAGGCGTTACATACGCTGAAAGGACACGGAAAAATTACCGAAGTTAACGTTGCAGAAACTTTAAAAGAAGTTCGTAGAGCTTTATTAGATGCCGATGTTAACTTTAAAATAGCAAAGAATTTTACCAAAACAGTAAAAGAAAAAGCCTTAGGTCAAGACGTATTAACAACGTTAAACCCTGGGCAATTAATGGTAAAATTGGTTAAGGATGAATTAACCGAATTAATGGGTGGTGATACCGTTGGTATTAACTTAGGTGGTTCACCTACTGTAATTTTAATGTCTGGTTTACAAGGTTCGGGTAAAACAACCTTTTCTGGTAAGCTAGCTAACTATCTTAAAACTAAGAAAACTAAACAAGTTTTATTAGTAGGATGTGATGTATATCGTCCTGCCGCTATTAACCAGTTACGTGTTGTTGGAGAGCAAATAGGTGTTGAAGTATACGCTGAAGAAGGAAATCAAAATCCTGTAGAAATTTCTCAAAATGCTATTAAGCATGCAAAAGCAAACGGTAAAAACGTGGTGATTATTGATACCGCGGGTCGTTTAGCTGTTGACGAAGAAATGATGACTGAAATTTCTAACATCCACAAAGCTGTAAGCCCACAAGAAACTTTATTTGTGGTAGACTCTATGACAGGGCAAGATGCTGTAAATACTGCCAAAGCCTTTAACGATGTATTAAATTTTGACGGAGTTGTATTAACTAAGTTAGATGGTGATACTCGTGGTGGAGCTGCTTTATCTATTAAATCGGTAGTAGACAAGCCTATTAAATTTATAGGTACGGGTGAAAAAATGGATGCAATTGATGTATTCCATCCTAGTCGTATGGCTGATCGTATTTTAGGAATGGGAGACGTTGTTTCGTTAGTAGAGCGTGCCCAAGAACAATACGATGAAGAAGAAGCTAGAAAATTACAAAAGAAGATTGCTAAAAATCAGTTTGGTTTTGATGATTTCTTAAATCAAATCAATCAGATCAAAAAGATGGGTAGCATGAAAGATTTAGTGGGTATGATTCCTGGTGCTGGTAAGGCCTTAAAAGATGTTGATATTGACGACGATGCTTTTAAAGGAATTGAAGCTATTATACACTCTATGACTCCTGAAGAAAGAAGTACTCCTTCTGTTATTAATGCGAGTCGTAAAAAACGAATTGCCAAAGGTTCCGGAACTTCGGTACAAGAAGTTAACCAGTTGATGAAGCAATTCAACCAAATGAGCAAAATGATGAAGATGATGCAAGGTGGTGGCGGAAGAAAAATGATGCAAATGATGAAAGGCATGAGATAA
- the folD gene encoding bifunctional methylenetetrahydrofolate dehydrogenase/methenyltetrahydrofolate cyclohydrolase FolD produces the protein MILLDGKKTSADIKEEIALEVAALKAIDKKTPHLAAVIVGNDGASLTYVNAKVKACERVGFESTLLRLPEETTEEELLNEIAILNIDNDIDGFIVQLPLPDHIDEQKVLMAVNPDKDVDGFHPMNVGKLALNLPTYISATPFGILELLDRYNIETSGKDVVVIGRSHIVGSPMSILLSQKRKVGNATVTLTHSRTKNLKEVTKRADIIIAAIGIPEFLKGDMVKDDVVIIDVGITRVADPSKKRGFRLVGDVAFNEVAEKASHITPVPGGVGPMTIAMLLKNTLLACERRQENS, from the coding sequence ATGATTTTACTAGACGGTAAAAAGACATCAGCAGACATTAAAGAAGAAATTGCTTTAGAAGTAGCAGCATTAAAAGCTATCGATAAAAAAACACCGCATTTAGCAGCGGTTATCGTAGGTAATGACGGAGCTAGTTTAACCTATGTAAATGCAAAAGTAAAGGCATGCGAACGCGTAGGTTTTGAATCTACTTTACTTCGTCTTCCTGAAGAAACTACTGAAGAAGAACTATTAAACGAAATTGCTATTTTAAATATAGATAATGATATTGATGGTTTTATAGTACAATTACCCCTACCCGATCATATTGATGAACAAAAGGTATTAATGGCTGTAAATCCTGATAAAGATGTAGACGGTTTCCATCCTATGAATGTTGGTAAATTAGCGTTAAACTTACCTACGTATATTTCTGCAACTCCTTTCGGTATTTTAGAATTGTTAGATCGTTACAATATTGAAACCTCTGGTAAAGATGTTGTAGTTATTGGTCGTAGTCATATTGTAGGAAGCCCAATGAGTATTTTACTATCTCAAAAAAGAAAAGTAGGAAACGCAACAGTTACCCTTACACACAGTAGAACCAAAAACTTAAAAGAGGTGACTAAAAGAGCAGATATTATTATAGCTGCTATTGGTATTCCTGAATTTTTAAAAGGTGACATGGTAAAAGACGATGTAGTAATTATTGATGTAGGAATTACTCGTGTTGCTGACCCTTCTAAGAAAAGAGGATTTAGATTAGTAGGTGATGTTGCTTTTAACGAAGTAGCAGAAAAAGCATCGCACATTACACCTGTACCGGGTGGTGTAGGTCCTATGACGATTGCAATGTTACTAAAAAACACTTTATTAGCTTGCGAACGTAGACAAGAAAACAGTTAG
- the pepE gene encoding dipeptidase PepE: MKKLLIASTSTVHGSGYLEYILPTLTNFFKEASTILFIPYARASGKTYDEYTEIARKAFATINKEVKGIHEFNNPKEAVQQAEAIFTGGGNTFELVNQLYKNDIIPDLTKAIENGIPYLGTSAGSNICGVTMMNTNDMPIVYPPSFKTLGFIPFNINAHYLDPNPDSTHMGETRETRIKEYHIFNGTPVLGLREGSWLEVNGDSIVLRGNYTARLFKQGKEAEELETNTEVSQYFLQ, translated from the coding sequence ATGAAAAAACTACTTATAGCTAGCACATCTACCGTTCATGGTAGTGGATACCTAGAATATATTTTACCAACTTTAACTAACTTTTTTAAAGAAGCCTCTACTATATTATTTATACCCTATGCACGTGCAAGTGGTAAAACCTACGATGAATATACTGAAATAGCTCGTAAGGCTTTTGCAACAATTAACAAAGAGGTAAAAGGGATTCACGAGTTTAATAATCCGAAAGAAGCTGTTCAGCAAGCGGAGGCTATTTTTACAGGAGGAGGTAATACGTTTGAGTTAGTAAACCAACTATATAAAAATGATATTATTCCTGATTTAACAAAAGCGATTGAAAACGGAATCCCGTATTTAGGTACCAGTGCAGGAAGTAATATTTGTGGAGTAACGATGATGAATACGAACGATATGCCTATTGTATATCCACCAAGTTTTAAAACCTTAGGGTTTATTCCGTTTAATATCAACGCACATTATTTAGATCCTAATCCAGATTCTACGCACATGGGTGAAACACGTGAAACACGTATTAAAGAGTACCATATATTTAATGGAACACCTGTGCTAGGGTTACGTGAAGGTAGTTGGCTAGAAGTTAACGGAGACTCAATTGTATTACGAGGAAATTATACCGCACGTTTATTTAAACAAGGAAAGGAAGCTGAAGAGCTAGAAACAAATACAGAGGTTAGCCAGTATTTTTTACAGTAA